The genomic DNA attgaaaaaaaagaaaaaaattagtgataaccaatgtgccaggtactgtttaGACCATGCAGATATAGCAGTGAATAAAACTGCCCTTGATGGGGGAAGACAGATAGTAAACAAGTCAATGAACACCTGTGTATGTCATTGCAAAGTAAAATAAgcacagtgaaggaaaagacCAGGAGGATAAGAGACAGcccaggaaggcctctctgaggaggtgacatttcagcTGAGAGATGAGAGGCGTGGGCCATGCATAAGGGAGTGGAAGAGTATTTTGGCAGGAGCAGGAGTATTTTGCAGTGCAAGGGCTCCGAAGCAGGAAGTGGCttcatgggggtgggggcaggaggtcaGCAAGATGAGGGTGGGAGGGCCAGATTCAGCAGAGTCTTGTGGGCTTCGGTAAGGGGTTTGATTTTCATTCTAAATGCAATGGGAAGAAACTGAAGATTTATTGATGtaaaaaagccttttaaaaattaaaaaataaaaattaaaaaccttttattttgaaataattttagatttacagaagagttACAAAGATAATACAGAGAATTCCCCCattcttcacccagcttcccttAATCTTACATAACCATAGTAATTTATCAAAAGTAGGAGATTAACATTGGTACAATATTATACAGACTTTATTCCgatttcatcagtttttccacCATGTTGCAAGTCTCCTGTGTTTCCTAGTATGTGACAAGTTCtcactctttccttctctttcatggTCTTGACattttgaagagtactggtcagGTACTTTGTAGAATCTCCCTCAGTCTGGGTTTgtctctcttctctgttctctcatGATTTGATGGAGGCTGTGAATTTAGGAGAATAGGAGAGATGACGTGCCTTCTCATCACATGATTTCAGGCAGTATACAATGTCAATGTAACTTGTTAACAGTGATTGTTAGGTCAAGGGGCATCTGCCAGATTTCTCCACTGCagagtttctgtttttctcttaccATGTTCTCTTCTTTGGAAGCAAGTCGctaagtccagcccacactcaaggggagggagGAACTGGAAGGTTTTAAGGGCAGTGACAAGAAAGGATTGGATAAGTAAATGATGGTCACTGTGGAAGACATATCTCTAAGCAGTGCCGACCCAGAGCTGCCAGACCAGTGAAAGCTGTGTATCTTAAGGACAACTGCCTTTTGTCTTCCCTCCTGTTTATTTTCATGGTCGTCTTTGAGGTGAATGCAGCACCATCTAGGATTTTGCCCTATGTCAGAGCTGTTCCACTTGGCAGTCCTTCCGGGGAGAGAGGAATTTGCTGTGTCCCTCACTGGTGGCCCTAACGGGCTGCCCTTTGTCCAGCAACCCCCCTCACCCCCTGTGTCCCATCACACACACGTTCATGGGCTCCACAAGGCTCCTGGGCAGAGCAGGCAGATGGTGTGTCTGGTGTGGTCCAGCTGAGGTCTGTGGCTAGGTGTAGAGAGCAGAGCGGATCAcaaggggaggtgggaagaggagaTAGATGTTGAGgcataaaacaaaatgacacGCAGCACCAGCTATTAAAAAGGAGGAGGCGGAGTGCTGGAGATACAGAAGAAAGTCCACGTTcattgttgagtgaaaaaagcattTTGCAGGAATAGCTTTGTGCCATGTGATCTCACGTGTGGTTTTTGAGGTGGAAGGACAGtctctagcacatagtaggcacttactatttgttaaatgaacgaaTGGTATAGACCAAAATGTTAAGCCAAAGCTGGGAATGTGGTGaggagttttgtttttcttgttttcttttttgcaacattcatgttattttttaaaaagatagatgaactttttacaaagttaaaaaaaattaaatactgctttgatttttttctctgaaactgATCAATTCTAATTCTTTACTGGCCTGATCTAAGTGATGAATATTCAGTACTGACCCTTAATCATTGCTTCTGGTAACCACCCGTGTTCTAGAAGGGCCAGGAAAACCCAATTGCATAAGTTCCTAAACCGACTTCCTTTTTTGCTCCTTGGGGATGTTTTGTCATAGGCAAGTGGTGAAGGGAGAGAGGGTTGGGAATCTGCCAGATTCAGTTTTGCAAACTCCTGGCCCTGAAGACCTTCGCAGACCATGAATGATTCTACAGCAGCTGGCCAGAGCCTCTTCCTACACCAGCCACCCCCCTTTGGCTGGCCAGACACCCTGTTGATGCCTCGTCCCAGTGTCCGGGGTGGGAGCCCAGGGCGAAAGGCtggggctctggagtcaggcccttgtgaccttgggcacatgaCTTCACCTtctagagcctcagtttcttcctctgtaaaatgggggtcatAAAAGTAAACTACAGAGTGAGGATGAGAGGACATAATGGGTCAAAAGCACTTGGTTGGCATCAGGCCTGGCAGGTGGTGAACACTCAAGTGTCAGCCACACCAGGCAGAAGTTGGTCCCATTGTTCACATCGTTTTGGTTTCGTGGTGAAAATGTGCCCAGCTTTAGGACAGAAATAAAGTCGGAGGCCACTTGTCCCTTCCTCTCTGACCCTCTTCTCAGTATAGCATTCATTAATTAACACATTTAATAAACGCTGTTTGACTGCCACTCGCATGCCAGATGCCGTGCTGGAAGGCTCCCGAGGGGCATGGTGTCAGTGCAGGTACTGATCCTGGCGCTACTCAGGGCAGTGGGGGTGGCCTGGGGAGGACAGCGGCCCGGACTCTGGAGGGCTGCCCGCCACTGGCAAGTGACCTGCTGTTTTACTTCAGTGGACAGTTTCCATGTGTGCTGTGACCTAGGCCAGACAGCCCTGAAGTCATGAAGGACAAGAGGCCTCAGAACCAGAGCTCATCGTCTAGCAGGGAATAGACAGGTGCGAACAGGTCATCACAACACTGGGTGTTGCAGGAGTGGCAAGCAGGAGCCCAGTAAAGATGAGAGACAATCAGGGCGAGACAGAGGAGGCGTGGTGGTGCTGACAGCATCATTACTGTTGATGTCACTTTGGGGGAATTTTTGGTAGGAGATACTATAGATTGGCTCTTAACGGCTTGAAAACCAGTTTCCTAGACAGACAGAAAACCTGGCTATGTGGTCCACACTCCCAGGCTTAAGATGGAGAAACTGGGGCTAAGAGGAGAGGACAGTGAGTCCTTTTATTCTCTGCTCTCCCGCAAGTAAGGCTTTTGCCTCTAAGATACTAGGAACAGTGTTTATCAGTGCTGCGCATGGACACTGTCTCATTCCCTAACTGTTATTTGAAGGGCAGCGACTCTCCCCAGGTCACACTAGTGAAGGCGGCAGAGCAGGGCCCTGGGAATTGGGACCGTAGGGTTCGGTTGCTCTTCCCGGCACATGGCCCTAAGGGGAGGGGCCTTTGGAAGTGGCAGTCGCTTCTCGGAGAGTCCCAGGGCCCTGGCTGTCCCCAGTCTAGGAAATGGGTCCGCCTGGATGGACACTGGTTCTCTAATCTGATTAGATCCGGCACCTCAGAGAACCTTAGTAATCCAGGACTGGCTGGAGTATTGCATGGAGACCCGTCAAGCAgcagcctggggggggggggggcggagctCAGCTTCTAACAAGTGGGGGTGGTCCCCAGCCCCTGGTCCTGCTGCTTTCTGCGTCCACCCTGTCTGCCGTGGCTCCCTGGTCTCTGCTTTCTTTGTGCTTTGCCCCTGGaagcccggggtggggggcctgCACTCTGTTCCCTATGCACGCATCTCTCCCCACACAGCTGTTGGTCACCCACCCGCCCACGAAGCCACCAGACCATACTTCTGAATTATCTGGGGCAACTTACAGCTCCCCCTCAACTCTGTAAGATTCTTGCCTCTGGCTACCACAGCCCCAATAACTCCACAGGTCTGGGAagcaatttctcttttgattgcAGAGGAAATGAGGAAAGCTGGCCAATGGCAATGTTGGGAGGGTGGTTACAATGTCGAGTGGTAATGCGGAATCCTTCCTGAGATCACTTTGAGGATGGGGCctcaaatattttacttttttattaataTTGTATATGGGGTGTTGTGACGTGGTGGTTAGATCCAGGTTCAAGTCTCATCTCAACGCACCGATGTAATCTTATTTAAAGACCACCTCCTCTACTGACCTGTACAGAAGCACAAGTGGGAAGGAAACCTATTTCTGGGGACACAGGAAAGCATCCCAGGAGAGATGACACTTGGATTGGGTCTGAAAGTTACAACGGGACCTTAGCAGGTAGTACACCGGCTTTGGAGGAAGGCCCATCACTTATCAGCTGCGTGGTCTATGGCAAgtgacttaccctctctgagcctctcggggtttctcatctgtaaaacgagaCTGATTAGATCAACCTAATATTGAGTATTTTCAAGACTGTAAATGAAAATGCAGCATCTTGACTCAGAAGCAGTAGCTTTTGTAATGATTTCATAAGGCCACTTGACTTCTGTTACTCTGTGAAGGCTTTCTACAAAACTGCAGGTGTTCCAGCTCCAGTTAAGAGCATCACCTGGAGCTCCATTCTCTTGCTTTGTGGACGGTGGATTTTCTGGTCAGGATCCGAAGCCACTCCCTCTCTCACCTCGCCCAGCGGGAGAGGAGCCAATCAGGAGCTGGTTACCTAGTCTCTTTACGTCCAGAAGAGAAACAGGCCAGCCCCAAGGGAGAAAGgtcagggaggaagggagcagggagTGTTGCAAACCTTGCAACAGTTAAATGTTAATGTAGGTGTCGGCATAGGAAGTGTCTTCTAATGACAGAAGGAAACGAGGGAGTTTTTCAATCATCTCCTGCTTAACAGATACAGATGTATTCATAATTATCCCTTGCCTCGGGCCTTGAGGCCCAGGTGGGctccagaaggcctgtgttcCTGCCAGACAAGAGTCCTGAAGGAACATCATGTAGACAATTGGAATGCCATTTATCGTGCAAAACACAATAAAACCCTGAGCTCTCTTCCTGTCTCAGAGACccataaattatgaaaattatacCTGCCCCAGGCCATGGACATATTGTTTTATTAAAGTTCCGATGAATAAACTGAAGGCTCTTAAAAATGTCCTCTCGGCTTTCATCTGGCACACACCTCCAGCACGGAGCTGTCTGCCTGGGTGCATTGGACAAGCTCACAAACACACTTTGGAGAGCTGAGCTCATCTCAAGGTGAAGATTCAGCAGGCTGCAGGGGCCACCTGGGGAGCTGTAGGAGCGGCTTGGGGCCTCCTGGCCTGAAGACCAGGGGTTCTAGTTGTCTGCCACCAGGGCTGGGACCGCCGCCCTGCACCCGCCTCCCTTTGTGGTGCCCTCCTAGGAAGTGTGTGGTTCTGGCTGTGGAGACAGTTGAAGTTCTGCTGCTTTccccctttatttttaaatgcgaCCACTTGGGATGGAATCTTTTTTCGTCCATCCTGTGCTGCTTCCCCAAAGTGAGCTGCTAACCCTGTAACTCTCCATTTTCCCGTCTACCCCTCGACCACGTAACAccttctctgaacctcactttCTGCATCTCTCAGAGGCAGCTCACAGTGGTATCTGCTGCGTATGTTCAGCACCTGGCAGAAAGGACCCATTCACAAAATGCTTACCATTATTACCCAAAGCCGTTTCATACCTAGGGACCATGGGAAACAGGGCCAGTTGAGGAAAGAAAGACAGCAGAGGTACATggggaacattttctctggatgctcattttttttaaaacagaggcaCACGTTCATTCGGCCCCCATTTCCTCAGGAGCATTTGGGTGGGTGAGACTCTACACACTCAATGTCCTGCAtaggtttttgttctttttaatctcTCAACattggaaatgaaataaaaccaggGGCAGGCCTGCCCCATATCCCCGCCTATCAGGACAACCAAGACTTAATCACAGCCTGGTACACAGTGATTGGGACCAAGCTGAGGGAAAAGAAAACCATTGTGAAGTGCCGGTGACTCACCTTGTCGGTGAAGGAAAACTCCAGGATGCAGGGGTGGGACAGGCCACACGGCTTCATGCTAGAGCGAACAAGACTGCGAGGAGGTTGTCCTTTGTGTCTGCTTGGGCAGTGAACAGGAGATCCCTCGGAAGGAGTTTGGATGTCTCCAAGAGGAACCCAAGGCTTTCACAAAGACTTGGAAGACACTGTAACTGGTGAGCCCAGAGGAACCAAGAACTGGACCCAGGCTCTTGCTCTTACCTCTCGCCGCAACCCTTCTCCCCCCACCGTTGCTGGTTGTCGGACCCCACTTATTGGTAACAGAAAATATCTTCAGTTATTGCTCAGTTCCTTTTCTTTCAGCAAACGAGATGCATGTGTTCACATATTCAGAAGAAAGGTCAAACTCCCCTTGTGATTGGCAGATGAATCAAAAGTAATGAAAAAGTCCCCCCAGCTCCATCATCTGAGAAGGGGCTGAGTGGTGTCGGGGGATAGAGGGAAATAGATGGAGAGATGGAAGGTGCATTAGAAAGGCGGAGGCAAGTCCTGTAACAGATGGAAGTCTGCAGAGGTCAAAGGAATGCGTTTCGTGCAATGTCCACCCATCTAGTGAAAATAAGGAAACCGCCAAGGGCTTTTGTGTTTGCCTTCAAGCCTGTATGCGTCTGTCTGCGCGTGAAACCCCGTTTTAGGGGCCCCAGGGCTGCAGAGTTTTTGTACACTGGGCTGGTCAGATGAACCTCCCCCACTTCGCAGTTTTGTTGTCCATCTGTTACAAATACACCGTGGTGTAGGGGAGAGCTTGCCAGAGGAGTTAGCAGCACCTGGCAGGATTTAGCTTCATAAGAAAGTGAAGCTTTCCTCCACTGGTTCTAAGGTCATCCTAGAGTCACCACAAGGGCCAGGAAGCCCTcccccccaccctaccccacccctttGTCCCGCCAGAGCTTGGCTACTCATTTCCATTTGGCGAGTGATCTTTGACAAACTTGGCACCTTGCTGGGTGAGGAcgtggcggggggcggggtgtgAAGACATAAACACACGAGAAACGGCAGTCCTGTGTATatttaacaatatatatttatatatattttctagatCAGTACATTCAGTTTTTAACTTGCTTTTTCTTCACAAACAGAAGAACTCTTACAATAGTagactttctaaaataaatactattaaaatagagcttcaaaataaatattctataCAAAGAAAACCTTCTGTGGTAACTTTTGTTGTGGGGTGAGAAGGGGTTACagtgaagagggaaaaaatgtgcTGGGATGGGACCCTTGGACAGCTTTTCTGTTTGTAACACGAAACCAAACGGCGGGGCAGCAAGAAGAGAAAGCGAGATAAGACATCACATGGAGTTACCCACAGCAAAAAATGGCAGCGTAAGATGTGTCAACTGTCACAGTCAGCAGAGGGCAAGAAAATGCTCACCGAAGGCATGAACCAGAAGGCGGGTGCAGACTGCGGGATGGGATGCCCTAGTGACTTGTACTGTGCAGAGTCGCATGGCCCACACCCCACTGGACATCTGCTGGGGCAGCACGGGAGATCGGGAAGCTTCGCGGTGATGTGATCTGGGTGCTGATCCCAACCCACGCTTTCCAGTGGGACTCATCCTGAGCCAACTGGGCCTCGCTCCATGTACAACGGGGACATGCACAGACCCCAGAAGGCTGGAAGGACCAGGCGTGTCGCGTGAAATTCTCCCACCTGTCAGCTGTGAAGGGCCCGTATCAACAGCAGGGACTGTGAGAAGCCTCTGTTGCACCTCATCATCTATCTGTGAGGGTGTGGCTCTCCCAGACCCAGTTCCCAGGGTGCTTGGGCCTTCAGACCCACTCTCGAGGGAAAGTGGCTGTGGCCCCTTAGGACAGGGGTCCTGGACCCAGCCTTGTGGACCCCACCTCAGTTCCAGGCCAGGCAGAACCACCAGCCACCCCAGGTTGAACAGAAGTGGGAATCAGCTGGCACTTTTCTAAAAAGGTCAAGACGAGGCCTCATCCAGCCAAGCAAGCCACTGGTGACAGCAAACACCATCAGCCGGAAGCCGCCCAGAAACGTGTTGTTGTTTCTGAGAGCTTGGTCCCTTCATTGGCCCTCGGCTGGTCCCCGGGGGCCACAGGCAAGccagttttcttttgcttttttctgcCAAGAAGCCGAGAAAAACATGCTGAGGGACTGCTGTGCAACAGAGCTGGGAGAACCGAAGCTGAGCGCACAGGACACGGGGAGTAATGCAGACATCCATCTAGCAGGCTAAATGCGAACCAAAGAGAGAAAGCCAAAAcgggggaagggaagaaaataagaaacccAAAACCCAGAAAAATCCGTGTTTACAACTATATACACAAAAAGTCAGGGTTCAGGAGGCTATTCGCCAGGAAACAGGGTCTATGTAGACAGacggtggggtgtgtgtgtgtgtgtgtgtgtgtgtgtgtttgtgtacacaGCTTATGTAAATCAACTCTCCACAGAATGGGCAGGTAGAACACCAAGATCACCAAAGTGCAACTTGCCACTGGGTCAAGTTTCCCATGGAGACTTTTGAGGGAGGGGCTTTGGGAAAAGTTCTGAGGCTTCACCCAGAGTGGACGTGTGCCCTCTCTTTTGGGGCATAACCTCCGCACATCTGTTCTGAGGAAAATATCTCCAGTCCCTTCAGCACACATCTGATACATTCAATTAGGATAAGTGGTTGGCTGAACGTGTGTTTCTACCATCCCCTCTGATTTGTGCAAGAGTGTCCGTACATCCATGGCGACCGTGGCAAGGGTAGCTGCGTGAATCAGCCTTAGAAAACGCAGATGCACTGTTTCATATTCGCCTTTTACAAGCTagcaaatgttatataaataaagcctaaaataaaaagaccctcccctcctttcctccagtCAATAAATACCTGTGGTTACAATTAACTTAGTCTAAATCATAAGATGTTACTACTAGtcttcaagaaggaaaaaaaaaaaaaaaagtccttgagAAGCACTGGGTGCCTGACCATCACAGCTACCTGCCTCCTCTTTGCCTTCTTCCCGGAGGCACTTCTGTTCCTACAGAACAAACTGGAAATGCTACGAACTCTGTGCCTAGTGCCTTCCCAGTATCACCTGGTGTAGCTTTTCTGACCCAGGCCACTTTCTCTCATGGGAGGtcagggcaggggaggcaggcacAAAATACCACATGAAGCAAACCCCCCCACACAATAGCTGGGGAGGAAGGACCAGACACATTACAGCTTTTGCATGCAACAAGTACCTACCCACTGGACGAGCTGCACTTTCTGAGTCCTTTAGCACCTTGAGAGAAAGAGTTGCTACGTCTTTGGGGGCTGTTGGGAGGGGCTCGTGTGGCCACACACAGAAGCAGGGCTCAATCCCAAGAAGCCCCTGGAGATTCTTTCCCCCGCCCGCACTCGTTCTGACTCCGCCTCCAGGGCTTCCTGACACTAAAATAGACTTTTTTCCATCATCTGTCTATTTACATGAAAGATACAGACACGGTACACAGAAGGCTACGACAGCAAGCAGCAGAATCAGGAGAGAGGAAACCCCCACCCAGCTCGCCTCACTGTCACTCTGCCAAGGAGAGGTGCTGCCTCTCTTCACTGCTGTTAAAATCTTcttcttggtggggagggggatggtGCTCCTTGAGGTTGCTCGCCCCCCAGATTTTGAAATCAGCCCTTCCTGGGGGTGGCCCAAAAAgaagtgttttattattattattttttaacaccgTTAGCATCTGGTTTAATGATTCTATAAAAACATAATGACTGGATCCAGAGACCACAGCCTCAGACTCATTGGCAAAATGCTATTTGGTCTCGCGTTTGCCGCCCCCAGCCTTCTCTACCCGTAAAGTTTCTGGCAAGGATCTGGGTAGAGAGGACTTGGGACATGTAGCGGGCAGGTGAGTCTGTGCCTTGGTATGAACCGAAGGACAGTGTTATGAGTGGAACACCCCCGAGAGTTAGCGAGGAAGCTGGAAGGGAGGACATGTATTGTACAGTGGTTCCTAAATCCATCCGTGGCTCCGGGGAGGCAGAGTGAGGAACGAGGCCCGGACTCACTGGCCGGCCTCTGTTCTCGGGGGGCTCCCACATATATACAACGGGGACCGCCAGGGTCTACACCTTCCCCACGATGTCGGAACAAACCggggtggaggctgggaggagaagAAGGTATAGACGTCAAGACTCCAAGGGTCTTCTTCAAAGGTTCCCTGGCCACTCAGTTACTGATTCCTCCCAGGCAgccaaagagaatgaaaaagagcggggagagagggagggagggaggaggagggctgggaggcaTTCAAAGCAGCTGCAACTTCCGGATATGTGTCCACATCTGTGTTCCATCTTCTGCAAAAGAAAAATCGCCCCCAAACCACACCACACCCCTGCCACTGTCTGTTTCACACAAAGTTCCAGGACCCTGAAAAACCCCCCAAAGTTCTTCTTCATCCttttgggggaagagaagggTGGGTGATGGTGGTCTCTGTTTCTTcggaagctgggggtggggagtgtgcAGACTAGCAAGGTCAGCCTCAGGATGCTAAAACCTCTGGTCTCGCTGCGGTGGTTATCTCAGGTGTCAGAAGGGAACCGAGTTTCCAGGGGAAATGCCGGGGCTTCGACCCCGAGTGTCAGAAAGGCTTGTCGGGTCTGCTGGCCTTGGCGTCCCCGGCGGCCGCCTTGCAGATGACGCTGTTCGTATGCTTGCAGCGGCACCCAGGGCGGCGCAGGCGGTCGTAGCCGCGTTGGGCCAGCTTCACGCAGCCGGTGGCCGGCAGGTAGCAGAGCAGGCAGGGCAGCACCAGGGAGAGGGCGCCCATGAAGGACCAGCGGGCGCAGCAGTTTGAATGGGAGCAGGAGCAGGGGTGGTCGGCGCAGGAGCCCTCATCGTCCTCGTTGGTGCAGTGGTAGAAGACGCCCTGCACCAGGCACATGCAGGTGCCGTAGTTGACGAGGGTCTGGGCTGAGCACAGGCACTCCTGGTTGCAGACCCAGCAGGAGGGCAACGTCCGGGGGGACGCGCACTCCTTGCACTTACACTTCCCGCAGGCCTCGCACAGCAAGAAGTGCTTGTCCAGCTCCAGGGGGATGGCCGGGCCTTTGAGGTCCAGCGGCTTGCAGTGGACTGCCTTGGGCTGGATGCGCACGGCCCTCGGGGAGGCCTGGTCGGCCACGGGTGGTGGGGCCATGTGGTCTAAGAGCCGCTGGTCAGAGgatgtgctgctgctgctgctcacagAGCTGGGGCGCCCGCTGAAGGAGATCCAGTGGTGGGTGACATCCTGGTCACAGCGGGCAGGCGTTGGGGCCAGCTCTGGGGCTCCACCCCGGGTCCGCTTGGGGCCGGTGGGGGGCGCCAGGCCAGGGTTGTCTATGTAGTCATTCTCCACATGGCTGGTCTTCATCTGGTCGATGGGGAGGATGGTGAGTGGGTGCTGCAGCCTGCTGTGGGCCATACGGCTGTCCAGAAGGGGCTGGACCATGACTGAGCTGGGAGTCAAGGGGACGCTTTGTGGGATCGGGGGCTCCATGGGGCCGAGGTCCTGGGCTGCGCCGAGAATAGGCTTCTAGGGGCCCTGGGGGAGTGGAGGAACGGAAGAGAATGGATTCCAGGCATCAGTATGCGGCCTGTTAACACCTACCCATCCCCAAACGAAATAAGAACCGGGCTTCCATTGGTGGACTCTCCAGCATTAAGGCTTAGATGATTAACAATGACAACAGCAGTAATAGTAGGTGGTAGAAATAACTTATTTAGCACTTACTATATGCTAGGGACTCTTCTAAGCACTGTATTTATTAAGTCATTGACTTCACAATAATCCTAAAACgtaactactattattattattccttttctAGTTACAGAAAACTAATGTTTCAAGTatcttgtccaaagtcacacaaaaCCATCAGTAGCAGAGCTAGGCTAAAACCTGGGCCGTCCGAGTTCATTCTTAAAATCTCCATGGGACATGCTCCTGATTTCAGATGTAGCGTAACAGTGCTAAAcacaggctctggaatcagatcCAAGTTCAAATTCTCACTTCTGCCTAGCAGTATTGCTGTGAATAAGGTTCTTTCacctctgtgccttagttttatcatctgtaaaatgggttctggtgaggattcaatgagaaaATGCATATCCAAGACCTAGCATCTTGCCTGGCACGCAGCACGTACTCTGTAATTTATCACCATCCCAGAGAGCAAGTCTAGATTTCCTGAGCGCTAATAAGCATGACGTGCCAAGCATTGTACCGAGTGCTGAGGATGTGGTGACCAGGACAGGCAGCCTGTGTATGCTCCCATTGAGTTTATCAGCTGGATAAACAAAAGCCTTTATTTCAGATAGTCACAAGAGAAGGAAGAGCTGTATCTGATGCCTGCACGTCCAGGATATTAACTGATTACCACCACTTCTAAGAGCAGCAACCTCCAGAGGCTAATAACCCCTGGGTAGGTGCGCTTCTGACAACTTGGTTGGGAAATCCTCCCGAGGGGCACTCACATCACCCATTTCCAAGTGCTGAGCTGAACATTCAGCCTAAATGCTATTTACTAGAATAGCTAAGCCAACCCTGGATCAGTTTCTAATTTCACTGAGAGAGTGCAATTTTAAGTTGGAATCCGGCCAGAGATTCAACTGCAGTGCCTGACACGGAACCCCAGGAAGTCACTTAAATCAAAGAGCGGAAACGGCTTGGTTCAAATTTAGAAAGTGCACATTGTTTTCTATTAGAAGTGCCATTTCCTTGCCTGCTGACCTTTACATTCAGAATTCGGCTGGAGATCAATTTAAAGAAATAGCAGCAGAGGCCAAGACCTCTGCGCAAGGGGACATGATTTGGAATCCCAGAGAAAGATTAGACTCTGGGAAGATTCCGctggttttgggggtggggaacagaacagataACCAGGGTGCGGACAGAAGTGGAAGAGGACcacctctgaaaaaaaaaaaaaaaaaaaaaaaaaaaagaccactggACTAATGTGCCATAGGGTGGGGTTTTGGTAAATGCTTTTTCAAGTTGCTAAGGATGTTGGATGTTCTAATTCAGAGCTGACCCTGTACCTCTGCTGTTAGGTTAATCTCACCTCAAAGGTGATGCCTAAGATGG from Camelus bactrianus isolate YW-2024 breed Bactrian camel chromosome 3, ASM4877302v1, whole genome shotgun sequence includes the following:
- the SPRY4 gene encoding protein sprouty homolog 4; its protein translation is MEPPIPQSVPLTPSSVMVQPLLDSRMAHSRLQHPLTILPIDQMKTSHVENDYIDNPGLAPPTGPKRTRGGAPELAPTPARCDQDVTHHWISFSGRPSSVSSSSSTSSDQRLLDHMAPPPVADQASPRAVRIQPKAVHCKPLDLKGPAIPLELDKHFLLCEACGKCKCKECASPRTLPSCWVCNQECLCSAQTLVNYGTCMCLVQGVFYHCTNEDDEGSCADHPCSCSHSNCCARWSFMGALSLVLPCLLCYLPATGCVKLAQRGYDRLRRPGCRCKHTNSVICKAAAGDAKASRPDKPF